One genomic window of Conger conger chromosome 9, fConCon1.1, whole genome shotgun sequence includes the following:
- the psmb2 gene encoding proteasome subunit beta type-2 produces MEYLIGIQGPDFVLVAADNVAASSIIQMKHDYDKMFKLSEKILLLCVGEAGDTVQFAEYIQKNVQLYKMRNGYELSPAAAANFTRKNLADYLRSRTPYHVNLLLAGYDEADGPGLYYMDYLSALAKAPFAAHGYGAFLTLSIMDRYYKPDLTRDEAVDLLKKCVEELSKRFILNLPSFSVRLIDKEGIHDLERMVVAK; encoded by the exons ATGGAGTATTTGATCGGGATCCAGGGGCCAGACTTTGTCTTAGTTGCAGCAGATAACGTTGCGGCTAGCAGCATAATTCAGATGAAGCACG ACTATGACAAGATGTTCAAGCTGAGCGAAAAGattctgctgctgtgtgtgggagaggcgGGCGACACCGTGCAATTTGCAGAGTACATCCAGAAGAACGTTCAGCTCTATAAGATGAGGAACG GTTATGAGCTCAGCCCTGCTGCCGCCGCTAATTTCACCCGCAAGAACCTCGCAGATTACCTCCGCAGTCGG ACCCCGTACCACGTGAACCTGCTGCTGGCCGGGTATGACGAGGCTGACGGGCCGGGGCTGTACTACATGGACTACCTGTCCGCCCTCGCCAAGGCCCCCTTCGCTGCCCACGGCTATGGAGCCTTCCTCACCCTCTCCATCATGGACCGATACTACAAACCCG atCTGACCCGGGACGAGGCAGTGGATCTGTTGAAGAAGTGCGTGGAGGAG CTGAGCAAGCGCTTCATCCTGAACCTCCCCTCCTTCAGCGTCCGTCTCATCGACAAAGAAGGCATCCACGATCTGGAGAGGATGGTGGTGGCTAAGTAG
- the LOC133137822 gene encoding UPF0500 protein C1orf216 isoform X3, with protein MGTTISHSRENMFGLQQDRFGDQEVGSGPSSVCLISNNQQRGNRKCEKDGNFNFLGQEDDILTGDENRNQLRSRVQNAQGRDGHYGSGALSPLSRLPCWSPLEPLPEIEIGEEGCGRVPPDGAEGKMEEEMGRGRDEQEEKKVMFQAEEEEDYEEEGEEAVWSLRDREKFKAKEMEKHQVQLTMYRRLALIRWVRTLQGRVQEQQNRLQSSFDIILTHRKELLRLGSAAASQS; from the exons ATGGG TACAACAATATCTCACTCCAGGGAAAATATGTTTGGGCTTCAACAAGATCGGTTTGGTGATCAGGAAGTGGGCAGTGGGCCCTCCTCCGTGTGTCTCATAAGCAACAACCAGCAGCGGGGCAACAGGAAGTGCGAGAAGGACGGCAACTTCAATTTCCTGGGCCAAGAGGATGACATTCTGACGGGAGACGAGAACCGCAATCAACTTCGCTCGCGGGTCCAGAATGCGCAGGGACGGGATGGTCACTACGGATCCGGCGCGCTGTCTCCGCTCTCTCGCCTGCCCTGCTGGAGTCCTCTCGAGCCTCTGCCGGAGATCGAGATCGGGGAAGAGGGCTGCGGCAGAGTGCCCCCCGACGGCGCAGAGGGcaagatggaggaggagatggggagaggaagggaCGAGCAAGAGGAGAAAAAAGTGATGTTTcaagcagaggaagaggaggattatgaggaagaaggagag GAGGCCGTCTGGAGCCTGCGGGACCGCGAGAAGTTCAAGGCCAAAGAGATGGAGAAACACCAGGTCCAGCTGACCATGTACCGGCGCCTGGCTCTGATCCGCTGGGTCCGCACGCTGCAGGGCCGGGTGCAGGAGCAGCAGAACCGCCTGCAGTCCAGCTTTGACATCATCCTCACGCACAGGAAGGAGCTGCTGCGACTGGGCTCTGCCGCAGCCAGCCAATCGTAG
- the LOC133137822 gene encoding UPF0500 protein C1orf216 homolog isoform X1, with protein sequence MGTTISHSRENMFGLQQDRFGDQEVGSGPSSVCLISNNQQRGNRKCEKDGNFNFLGQEDDILTGDENRNQLRSRVQNAQGRDGHYGSGALSPLSRLPCWSPLEPLPEIEIGEEGCGRVPPDGAEGKMEEEMGRGRDEQEEKKVMFQAEEEEDYEEEGEVREDGDEWGDSDSEFEFSFRSGCSSSSLSTESFEGAGAGRFSSVWDRICVGGPRAEEQEAGGMVNGGPGDGEGEEERVAERGYKSLGGAGPLAEASSDSDADLCSDLPELQEAVWSLRDREKFKAKEMEKHQVQLTMYRRLALIRWVRTLQGRVQEQQNRLQSSFDIILTHRKELLRLGSAAASQS encoded by the exons ATGGG TACAACAATATCTCACTCCAGGGAAAATATGTTTGGGCTTCAACAAGATCGGTTTGGTGATCAGGAAGTGGGCAGTGGGCCCTCCTCCGTGTGTCTCATAAGCAACAACCAGCAGCGGGGCAACAGGAAGTGCGAGAAGGACGGCAACTTCAATTTCCTGGGCCAAGAGGATGACATTCTGACGGGAGACGAGAACCGCAATCAACTTCGCTCGCGGGTCCAGAATGCGCAGGGACGGGATGGTCACTACGGATCCGGCGCGCTGTCTCCGCTCTCTCGCCTGCCCTGCTGGAGTCCTCTCGAGCCTCTGCCGGAGATCGAGATCGGGGAAGAGGGCTGCGGCAGAGTGCCCCCCGACGGCGCAGAGGGcaagatggaggaggagatggggagaggaagggaCGAGCAAGAGGAGAAAAAAGTGATGTTTcaagcagaggaagaggaggattatgaggaagaaggagaggtgagggaggaCGGGGACGAGTGGGGAGACAGCGACTCTGAGTTTGAGTTCAGTTTCAGGTCCGGTTGCAGCTCTTCCTCTCTGAGCACTGAGAGTTTcgagggggcgggggcaggcagGTTCAGCAGCGTCTGGGACCGTATCTGTGTGGGGGGGCCGagagcagaggagcaggaggcaggGGGCATGGTGAACGGTGGGCCCGGggacggggagggagaggaggagagggtggcAGAGAGGGGCTATAAGAGTCTGGGAGGGGCTGGCCCACTGGCAGAAGCCTCCTCAGATTCTGACGCAGACCTCTGCTCCGATCTGCCCGAGCTGCAGGAGGCCGTCTGGAGCCTGCGGGACCGCGAGAAGTTCAAGGCCAAAGAGATGGAGAAACACCAGGTCCAGCTGACCATGTACCGGCGCCTGGCTCTGATCCGCTGGGTCCGCACGCTGCAGGGCCGGGTGCAGGAGCAGCAGAACCGCCTGCAGTCCAGCTTTGACATCATCCTCACGCACAGGAAGGAGCTGCTGCGACTGGGCTCTGCCGCAGCCAGCCAATCGTAG
- the LOC133137822 gene encoding UPF0500 protein C1orf216 homolog isoform X2 — MFGLQQDRFGDQEVGSGPSSVCLISNNQQRGNRKCEKDGNFNFLGQEDDILTGDENRNQLRSRVQNAQGRDGHYGSGALSPLSRLPCWSPLEPLPEIEIGEEGCGRVPPDGAEGKMEEEMGRGRDEQEEKKVMFQAEEEEDYEEEGEVREDGDEWGDSDSEFEFSFRSGCSSSSLSTESFEGAGAGRFSSVWDRICVGGPRAEEQEAGGMVNGGPGDGEGEEERVAERGYKSLGGAGPLAEASSDSDADLCSDLPELQEAVWSLRDREKFKAKEMEKHQVQLTMYRRLALIRWVRTLQGRVQEQQNRLQSSFDIILTHRKELLRLGSAAASQS, encoded by the coding sequence ATGTTTGGGCTTCAACAAGATCGGTTTGGTGATCAGGAAGTGGGCAGTGGGCCCTCCTCCGTGTGTCTCATAAGCAACAACCAGCAGCGGGGCAACAGGAAGTGCGAGAAGGACGGCAACTTCAATTTCCTGGGCCAAGAGGATGACATTCTGACGGGAGACGAGAACCGCAATCAACTTCGCTCGCGGGTCCAGAATGCGCAGGGACGGGATGGTCACTACGGATCCGGCGCGCTGTCTCCGCTCTCTCGCCTGCCCTGCTGGAGTCCTCTCGAGCCTCTGCCGGAGATCGAGATCGGGGAAGAGGGCTGCGGCAGAGTGCCCCCCGACGGCGCAGAGGGcaagatggaggaggagatggggagaggaagggaCGAGCAAGAGGAGAAAAAAGTGATGTTTcaagcagaggaagaggaggattatgaggaagaaggagaggtgagggaggaCGGGGACGAGTGGGGAGACAGCGACTCTGAGTTTGAGTTCAGTTTCAGGTCCGGTTGCAGCTCTTCCTCTCTGAGCACTGAGAGTTTcgagggggcgggggcaggcagGTTCAGCAGCGTCTGGGACCGTATCTGTGTGGGGGGGCCGagagcagaggagcaggaggcaggGGGCATGGTGAACGGTGGGCCCGGggacggggagggagaggaggagagggtggcAGAGAGGGGCTATAAGAGTCTGGGAGGGGCTGGCCCACTGGCAGAAGCCTCCTCAGATTCTGACGCAGACCTCTGCTCCGATCTGCCCGAGCTGCAGGAGGCCGTCTGGAGCCTGCGGGACCGCGAGAAGTTCAAGGCCAAAGAGATGGAGAAACACCAGGTCCAGCTGACCATGTACCGGCGCCTGGCTCTGATCCGCTGGGTCCGCACGCTGCAGGGCCGGGTGCAGGAGCAGCAGAACCGCCTGCAGTCCAGCTTTGACATCATCCTCACGCACAGGAAGGAGCTGCTGCGACTGGGCTCTGCCGCAGCCAGCCAATCGTAG